In Nitrospinaceae bacterium, the following are encoded in one genomic region:
- a CDS encoding DUF503 domain-containing protein, with the protein MTAVGLLSVDLHIPESRSLKAKRKVVQSIIAKLRQRFNVAVAEVEFQDKWQRCKLGVSAVSNSGSHVDEQLRSALDSIEDMVMGRAVILDYDIEIL; encoded by the coding sequence ATGACAGCCGTGGGTCTTTTGTCCGTGGACCTACACATTCCAGAAAGTCGTTCCCTAAAAGCCAAGCGCAAGGTTGTTCAATCGATCATTGCCAAGTTGCGGCAGCGCTTCAATGTCGCCGTGGCCGAGGTTGAATTTCAGGACAAATGGCAACGTTGCAAGCTCGGGGTGAGCGCCGTTTCGAATAGTGGTAGTCACGTTGATGAGCAGCTTCGCTCTGCGCTCGACTCGATTGAGGATATGGTCATGGGACGAGCGGTCATTCTCGACTACGATATCGAGATTCTTTAA